Proteins encoded in a region of the Rutidosis leptorrhynchoides isolate AG116_Rl617_1_P2 chromosome 9, CSIRO_AGI_Rlap_v1, whole genome shotgun sequence genome:
- the LOC139869226 gene encoding uncharacterized mitochondrial protein AtMg00810-like: MNLEIDALNRNNTWIITELSPDRKPVGSKWVYRIKYKSNGEIERYNARLVARVLVKRKIYMTLPKGYYTDSENENKVCKLTKSLYGLKQAPRQWNAKLNAALLEHGFVQSKSDYSLYTKSVDGLFIGLLVYVDDIVVTGNNFAEIEKFKSFLKTKFLIKDLGLLKYFLGIEVLNCNNGVCLSQRKYYLELLNDYGLLGCKPFGTPIESNICVNCESSEKDKFLTNITEYQKLVGRLIYLTLTRPDISFVVHILSQYMHAPLQSHMNLAFRTLRYLKGSPGKGIQLVKGNETSLYAYSDSDWGKCKLNRKSVTGYLIFFCNSLVSWKSKKQSTVSRSSAEAEYRALASTTCEIIWIKNLLLDFNIKVNLPVQLFCDNSSAIQISHNPVFHEKTKHFDIDLHYVRDKQSVGGLSVAVMDKGFVAVADKVPVNFKSASQGVTR, translated from the exons ATGAATCTTGAAATAGATGCTCTTAACAGAAATAATACATGGATTATAACTGAATTATCTCCTGACAGAAAACCTGTTGGGAGCAAGTGGGTTTACAGAATTAAATATAAGTCAAATGGTGAAATAGAAAGATACAATGCAAGACTTGTGGCTAGGGTTTTAGTCAAAAGGAAG ATTTATATGACTTTACCAAAAGGTTATTATACTGATTCTGAAAATGAAAATAAAGTCTGTAAATTAACAAAATCATTATATGGACTAAAACAAGCTCCAAGGCAATGGAATGCCAAACTTAATGCTGCTTTGTTAGAACATGGTTTTGTGCAAAGTAAATCAGATTAttctttatatactaaaagtgTTGATGGTCTCTTTATTGGTTtacttgtttatgttgatgatattgttgttACTGGCAATAATTTTGCAGAGATTGAGAAGTTTAAATCTtttttgaaaacaaaatttttgatAAAAGATTTGGGTTTGCTTAAGTATTTTCTTGGAATTGAAGTTTTAAATTGTAATAATGGAGTATGTTTGTCACAAAGAAAATACTATCTGGAACTTCTAAATGATTATGGTTTATTAGGATGCAAACCTTTTGGAACTCCAATTGAATCAAATATCTGTGTTAATTGTGAGTCAAGTGAAAAAGATAAGTTTTTGACAAACATTACAGAGTATCAGAAACTTGTTGGAAGATTGATTTATCTTACTCTAACAAGACCTGATATTTCATTTGTTGTTCATATTTTGAGTCAATACATGCATGCAcctttacagtctcacatgaatcTTGCTTTTAGAACTTTAAGATATTTAAAAGGCAGTCCTGGAAAAGGTATTCAGCTTGTCAAAGGTAATGAAACATCTTTATATGCTTATAGTGACTCAGATTGGGGAAAATGCAAGTTAAATAGAAAATCTGTAACTGGTTACTTAATATTTTTTTGTAATTCTTTGGTTTCTTGGAAAAGTAAGAAGCAAAGCACTGTATCTAGGTCTTCTGCTGAAGCAGAATACAGAGCTTTAGCTTCAACTACTTGTGAAATTATTTGGATTAAAAATCTTTTGCTTGATTTCAATATTAAAGTCAATTTGCCAGTCCAATTGTTTTGTGATAACAGTTCTGCAATTCAAATTTCTCACAATCCTGTTTTTCATGAAAAAACAAAACATTTTGATATTGATTTACACTATGTCAGAGATAAACAAAGTGTAGGG GGATTATCTGTTGCTGTGATGGATAAAGGATTTGTTGCAGTTGCAGATAAAGTTCCAGTCAATTTCAAGAGTGCCAGTCAA ggggTCACCCGGtga